A DNA window from Planctomycetia bacterium contains the following coding sequences:
- a CDS encoding PQQ-binding-like beta-propeller repeat protein, with protein MISKLLESCDGWRHFIFLLALAAATDGRAEETSTTWPQWRGPARDGKIVSTPWPEKLNFELRWRKDLGPSYSGPVIAEDRVFTTETRNERDEILLAFDRKSGKELWRTEWAGAMNVPFFAKSNGDWIRATPAYDGKSLYVAGMRDVLVSLDAGSGDENWRVDFVERFKSPLPAFGFVCSPLVTAEAVYVQAGAGLVKLDRNTGETQWRSLADEGGMWGSAFSSPLLTEIAGQEQLLAQTRTRLVGVNPKDGAELWTRDIEAFRGMNILTPTVYDDSVITSSYGGKTILHRLNSVNGTITVDSAWEDGSQGYMSSPLIIEDHAFLHLRNRRFACFDLRSGKQTWRTTPFAEYWSLVANGDRILALDCEGQLRLIRANPERYEELDSVKVADAPTWAHLAVCGDEVVVRELNALSSYRWRSE; from the coding sequence CGTGGCCCAGCACGCGATGGGAAGATCGTGTCCACGCCCTGGCCGGAAAAGCTCAACTTTGAACTTCGTTGGCGAAAAGACCTGGGCCCGAGTTACTCGGGACCGGTGATCGCTGAGGATCGCGTCTTCACGACCGAGACTCGCAATGAGCGAGACGAGATTTTGCTGGCGTTCGATCGGAAGAGCGGCAAAGAGCTTTGGCGGACGGAATGGGCTGGCGCAATGAACGTGCCCTTCTTTGCGAAGAGCAATGGCGATTGGATTCGCGCCACACCGGCGTACGATGGCAAATCGCTGTATGTGGCCGGCATGCGGGACGTGCTGGTATCGCTCGATGCTGGCTCCGGCGACGAGAACTGGCGTGTGGACTTTGTCGAGCGATTTAAGAGTCCCTTGCCCGCCTTTGGATTCGTCTGCTCGCCCTTGGTGACGGCTGAAGCCGTCTATGTTCAAGCCGGTGCTGGTTTGGTCAAGCTTGACCGTAACACTGGAGAAACGCAATGGCGATCATTGGCCGATGAGGGAGGCATGTGGGGGAGCGCCTTCTCGTCCCCTCTCTTGACGGAGATCGCTGGACAGGAACAGCTACTCGCGCAAACGCGCACTCGGTTAGTGGGAGTTAATCCAAAGGACGGCGCAGAGCTTTGGACCCGAGACATCGAGGCCTTTCGGGGCATGAACATTTTGACGCCGACCGTATACGACGACTCGGTCATCACTTCCTCTTATGGCGGTAAGACGATCCTCCATCGTCTGAACTCTGTGAACGGAACCATCACCGTCGACTCGGCCTGGGAGGACGGTTCGCAAGGGTATATGTCCTCGCCATTGATCATTGAGGATCATGCGTTTTTGCATTTGCGCAATCGTCGATTCGCATGTTTCGATCTGCGTTCAGGAAAGCAGACTTGGCGCACCACTCCGTTCGCCGAATATTGGAGCCTGGTCGCCAATGGCGACCGAATCTTAGCACTCGATTGCGAAGGGCAGCTTCGCCTGATTCGTGCCAATCCAGAACGGTACGAAGAACTTGACAGCGTAAAAGTGGCGGATGCTCCGACTTGGGCGCATCTGGCGGTCTGCGGTGACGAAGTCGTCGTTCGTGAGTTAAATGCACTGTCGAGCTACCGCTGGCGGAGTGAGTGA
- the nhaR gene encoding transcriptional activator NhaR encodes MEPLDYYHLHTFWTVAKLGSVVAAGEKLLLAQHTVSGQLRQLEQAIGQKLFERVGRGLALTATGQVVFRYADEIFALGREMLDGLSGSPIGRSLRLQVGVADVLPKAVALLLLRPAMLLPEVRIVCHEGKTEHLLSELALHRLDVVLADVPLNPAIKVRAFSHLLGESGVSIVGAAAVAKAYRQDFPNSLDRAPFFLPTESTMLRRSLDQWFDAQGIRPAIKAEFDDSALMKFFGREGGALLPVPTVVEAEVCQQFSLQSIGIVQGIKERFYAISLERRLKHPAVLAISEQARSRLRLHS; translated from the coding sequence ATGGAACCGCTCGACTATTACCACCTGCACACCTTCTGGACCGTGGCCAAGCTGGGGAGCGTGGTGGCAGCCGGCGAGAAACTCTTACTGGCCCAGCACACGGTCAGCGGTCAGCTGCGTCAGTTGGAACAGGCCATCGGACAGAAGCTATTCGAGCGGGTTGGTCGCGGTCTGGCCCTGACAGCCACCGGACAAGTTGTGTTCCGCTATGCCGACGAGATTTTTGCACTCGGCCGAGAAATGCTGGACGGCTTATCTGGGTCGCCCATCGGCCGATCGCTGCGCCTCCAGGTGGGCGTTGCCGATGTGCTGCCTAAGGCTGTGGCCCTCTTACTACTGCGCCCGGCAATGCTGCTGCCGGAGGTCCGCATCGTTTGCCACGAGGGGAAGACGGAGCACCTGCTCTCGGAACTCGCATTGCACCGCCTGGATGTCGTGCTGGCGGATGTACCGCTCAATCCGGCGATTAAGGTGCGGGCCTTTAGCCATCTGCTGGGCGAAAGTGGCGTCTCGATCGTGGGCGCTGCCGCGGTAGCGAAAGCCTATCGTCAAGACTTCCCGAATTCGCTCGATCGCGCGCCTTTCTTCCTGCCGACCGAAAGCACGATGTTGCGCCGCTCGCTCGACCAGTGGTTCGACGCCCAAGGAATTCGCCCGGCGATCAAAGCGGAATTCGACGACAGTGCGCTAATGAAGTTTTTTGGTCGCGAAGGTGGTGCACTGCTCCCCGTGCCCACGGTGGTGGAGGCCGAAGTCTGCCAGCAGTTCTCACTTCAATCCATTGGCATCGTTCAAGGCATCAAGGAACGCTTCTATGCCATCTCGTTGGAACGTCGCTTGAAGCACCCGGCCGTGTTGGCGATTAGCGAGCAAGCGCGTAGTCGTTTGCGGCTTCATTCGTGA
- a CDS encoding HPF/RaiA family ribosome-associated protein — translation MRISFHKQGIELDDAQREHVELRLQFALGRFVPRVTHVAVHVADTNGRRGGVDKRCRLVTRVTGLDELVVEDHDQSFYVLIDRVTERLGHTVGRRLERERFGKERVAFDGQSSRTTDNLEP, via the coding sequence ATGCGAATCAGCTTTCACAAGCAAGGGATTGAGTTGGACGACGCCCAGCGCGAACACGTCGAGCTGCGGCTCCAGTTTGCCCTGGGGCGTTTCGTCCCCCGGGTCACGCACGTGGCGGTCCACGTGGCCGACACCAACGGCCGTCGCGGCGGTGTCGACAAGCGCTGCCGGCTAGTGACACGCGTGACAGGGCTCGACGAGTTAGTCGTCGAGGACCACGACCAGAGCTTCTACGTGCTGATCGATCGCGTCACCGAGCGTCTGGGACATACCGTCGGACGGCGTTTAGAACGCGAGCGCTTCGGCAAAGAGCGAGTTGCGTTTGATGGCCAGTCATCCCGTACCACCGACAATCTGGAACCGTAA